GAAATAAGACCTGAATAATAATCGAATGATGAGAAATATTACATCAGTTCTGGTTTCTTCACCAGTCCCTCACTTCCACACGTCATTCTCAGCAGCTGAACCTTTACTTTTAGATTGTTTCGATTTTCTAAAAGCATTTTAATCACATGCAGGTGGATTTTTAActaaatatgattttattacTGAGGATCAGGTAAACTTTATTTGTAGCAACATCATGAGCAGAATGTTAGTAGGAACCAGTCCAGCTCCTGGTGAGCTCTTTCGACCAGGCCTTTAGTGATCAGGTGGtagcagtggctgatgggaaatcgATAGATCGTGTTGTAACACGAATAATCCGGATCATCTCCAGGTCCTACATCCAGGTCATGTGGAGAACAGTTCTGAAGATGTAGAGCTTACAAAGCCCTGACACTGGACACTTAAACTTTCAGAAATATGCTTAGAAAGTAAGAAAGTTAGAACGAGAAAACCGGTGCAGGACACAACGGTGGCGTTAAAGGTGATATTTAattcataaaatgaaaaaatgaaaaaaaacaaaaaacaaaaaaaaacaggagcagAAGAAAAGCTCTGACAAAAACGTTAGGCCACAACACGTCCTCCTTCACCCctgtatatattacacacatctGTTCTGCTTATGTACAcgccacacactcacacacacatacagtggcAGTTTACTCTccttgttcacacacacacacacacacaggagatcCTGCTGAACCTACTGAGAGCCAGACCCATGAGCAGCTGAACCACACAGGAAGTGGAGAAACACCTAACACActacagacagagacagagggaaGGAGAAGTTGTGCACACacggagggagggagagagagagagggagagagagagagagagagagagaatgagaaacaGAAATAGGACATGGGGACTTGGATCCTACACTCCTCGTGTTGGAGATCCATCCAAGGTGTTCAGGAGGTTCAGGAGCAAAAGCACTTATCTTTATACCAATGCACTGCTTGAGGTGTGTTACAGGGTTAATGGTGTGCATTTTCAATTCTTTATTATCAGACACATCAGAAACACAACTCAGAGGACTGCAGATGCTGTGGGGAAAAGTGCTGGCACCCCAACGTATAGGACAAATACAATACTGCAGACGAAGAAGAGATggatactctctctctctctctctctctctctctcaggaaaGCGCTTCACTTGTTTAGTCATGACAGTAGTTCTGCTCTCTCGAATGAACCTGTAGAACATTCATATACagaaaactacacacacacacacacacacacacacacaaaacatccaCATTATAGTCAGAATTCATTCATAACTCCAGTGTGGGGAGGGagtgcacatatacacacacacacacataaaacaaagACAATAGGCAGTAGTGCTGAGCGATGAGGGACCACagggcgcgcacacacacacacacacacacacacactcctccagtTAGTTCCTTAAAGGGGCATTTCAGCAGAAAATGAAGTGTACACAATTCCCCTGATCAGCCAGGACTTGCAGTTTGAGGTTAATAAGTAAAGGAAGCCTCTACAGCCCCCAGTTCAGTACTGAACAACCTACACACCtgcaccatcacacacactctcacacacacttacacggCTGTGTACATTTCATCCTGGGCTGAAGTGTGTCTTTAAGGCCGTGGGTGTACAGTAGGCTCAGAGACACGACATCTCACACGGACAGGGTATGAAAAATCtcttcaaatataaaaacaaacacaaaagaaaataaacacagaagaaataaaaaacgaaaaaaaaaaaaacgtctcaaGTGTCTACAGACTGGAGGTTCACCCACACCCCGAGTCCCACCAGGTCCCAGGTCCCTGCATCAGTCTGTGATGCAAACATGCTCATTTATGATTAGCTTCATGCTAACAAGTGCTCCAGGACTAAACCCCAGAAAAAAGAGTTTCAaaatgacatcatcatcatcattaccattgTCTCTGATCCTCTACTCCACCACTGCTACATCATGGCCTTCCAGTTTCAGGGTCTCCTCTGGGGAGAAAGACTGCAGGCTCACAATCAGAGCTGAATGTTGGGTCAGGCTCAGAGTCAGAGCTGATTGGCTAGGTCAGGGTCAGAGCTGATTGGTTGGGTCAGGCTCAGAGTCAGAGCTGATTGGCTAGGTCAGGGTCAGAGCTGATTGGTTGGGTCAGGCTCAGAGTCAGAGCTGATTGGTTGGGTCAGGCTCAGGGTCAGAGCTGACCGGGTGGAGCGTATCTCAGTCAGGAGCGAGGAGAGTGGAGCCGTAACGCCTGGTGCAGGCTGTTGAAGGAGGGACGATCTCTGATGTCACGCCTCCAGCAACGTATCATTAGCTCATACAGAGGGGTGGGGCACAGCGGGGGAGAGGACAGGTAgatctgtgagagacagagaaaaaatgaTACTGACAAAATTACACATCCTAACTTTTATGTATTAAAGTATACCAGACtagaccagtgtgtgtgtgtgtgtgtgtgtgtgtacctgtctcCCCTGGTTCCGGAAGAACTCGCCACTGTTCTCGATGACCTGCTCGTCCGTCAGTAGACTGTAGGGCTGCTCTGTACACAGAGTGAAGATCTCCCACAGAGTCACACCAAACGCCCACACGTCACTCGTCGTGGTGAACttaccctgcacacacacacacacacacacaagtttattGCTGTACTGTAACAATAGTACACCTACATCTCAGTATCCGAACATATTCCTGCCATCCTgttacagctacacacacacacacacacacacacacacacacacacacacggtaacgCACCAGCAGGATACTCTCCCAGGCCATCCAGCGTATAGGCAGCACGGCTCGGCCCTGGATTCTGTAGTAGTCGCTGCTGTACAGGTTCCTGCTCATGCCGAAGTCTGAGATCTTGATGGTGAGCTGTCGGTCCAGGAGGCAGTTCCTCGTGGCCAGGTCCCGGTGCACAAAGTTCAGAGATGCCAGGTAGTTCATCCCCGATGCTATTTGAACAGCCATGTGCAACAGGTCTGCCATACTGCGatgccacacacacagatattcatcacacacacaaaaaaagactgAAGATATAAATGAGTGATttagtgatagagagagatggagtgatggacACATGGACTAAGACAGACAGCTGgacagataaagagagatgTACCTTACAGAGGGGATGTTGTTGGCATGGGTGAGAGtgctctcaatctctctctgaGAGAGGAACATGTTGAGGTCTCCATTCTCCATGTACTCTGTCACCATGCACAGAGGGTccgagtgcacacacacacacagcaggcgGATGATGTTCGGGTCGTTCAGGCGCGACATGATCTTTATCTCCTTCAAGAAGTCGTTCCTAATGGAGGGGCAAAACACGGAGTCAAACACCAACACCGAGtcaaacaccaacacaaacacctACATGTAGTTAAACATTAACACAGAGTCAAACACCAACACAAAGTCAAACACCAACACGGAGTCAAACACCTACATGTAGTTAAACACCAACACAGAGTCAAACACCAACACAAAGTCAAACACCAACACGGAGTCAAACACCAACACGGAGTCAAACACCTACATGTAGTTAAACACCAACACAGAGTCAAACACCAACACAGACTCAAACACCAACACGGAGTCAAACACCTACATGTAGTTAAACACCAACACAGAGTCAAACACCAACACAAAGTCAAACACCAACACAGAGTCAAACACCTACATGTAGTTAAACACCAACACAGAGTCAAACACCAACACAAAGTCAAACACCAACACAGAGTCAAACACCCATATGGAATGGAGTCAAACACCTACATGTAGGTGGAGTCAATTAAAACCATCATAACAAACACCAACAGGAAGTAGTATAGAGACCTGGCATTAATGGTGGCGTCGGCTCGGAGCTGTTTCACTGCCACTAGGACGGAGCTCTCGCCATCAGATAATGGAGGAGCGTCCTCTTCTAAAAACTCCACCAGACCCTCCGCTTCACACAGgtgcacctacacacacacacacacacacacacacacacacacacacacacacacacacacacacacattacacacactcccacactttacCCACACAGAGTGAACACCATATAAAACTGTACAACATGCCCACCTCTCCAAACTGCCCCTCCCCCAGTTTCTCCCGGAAGATGAGGCATTCCCTTGGAAATTCGGGGGCAGTGATGTCTTTGCGTGTTAGAGAGTCTGCGGTGAGGGCGGGGATGGCGTATGTGTTGCCGCCGGTAACACCCTGCAGCTTGACTATCAGGGTCTCGGCGTAGTGAGGAACGCTGGACTGGAGACTCTGGTGATGAGTACACTGAGTAATGTCTGGCTCGGCATAACCACCACCACAatctagagagagaaagaccaCCTATAAAAGTCCAAATCTAAACCAACAGAAAAAGTGTTATTCCAAACTGACTGTAATAAAACCATCAGTGGGGAAGAAATCAGAAAAGCAACCAGCTTACCCAGCAGGGGTCATCGTCATGGTAACGAAAGGTCAGGTGAAGATCAGAAAACAGGAAGACCGAGTGTAAGGGTTAGAGGGCAGAGGAGGAAGAAACAGCGCTGAAAAAACaagacaggaagagaaagatggaaaaaatcatgcaaaagGTTTTCCAAGAAGAACCTCAGCCTCAGACAGAGGGCAAAAACGGGAAGCAGCTATAAAGAAGAACAAGGAAGTGTGgaaaatgtgtctgtgtgtgtctgtgtgtttacccAGGTCTTTGGCTCTAAGCTCGGTGTGTtctggagtgtgtgtgcgtgtgtccaGCAGAAACACTCTCTCATACGGAGAGTCCAGAGAGTCCAAAGGGGGCGACTGAGGAGAGTCACTGCTGCAAGGCAAAttcaccatcacctcctcatccagGATCCGCCTCGGACCCTACAGacaagaagtgtgtgtgtttgtgtgtgtgtgtgtgtgtgagtgtgtgtgtgtttatgtcagagagaaatagaataaaagttagacagataaaaaaaaacaaagggaaCAACAACAAGAAGGAGGGATAGAAAGATATGACAGAAAAGAGAGGAGGGTGAGAGAGCCAAAGAAaggggaagagaaagagacacagcgagagagagagaaaaataaaaagcatgagTGTTTTACTTTCTGAACATCAACACATTTCATTCCTGTCCTGTAATtacttcttcttcctcttattatgattattattattattatatgtattagaGAAGTAGTGAAATAGcactcattctctttctctttacacacacacacacacacacacgataaacACCTTCTCTAGGACTTTGCACACATACTGCCACCACAGAATGAGGAAGATGATCACTACAAGCAGGAGGATGATGGTGACCAAACAGCCAATTAAGACAGATGTGTTGCTCTGTTCAGGTAGGTGGGGCTTGGACGTTACTGTGCTagcatctgtaacacacacacacacatacacacacacacacaacggaGCAGAGTAAGTTTCACTGAGAGTTATGTGTGGACAGGTCTAAATCAGAAATGAGGGTGTGGAAGGGCGTGGCCAGGCTGTACAATTCACCATGACACAGCGTACCTGTAGCTGATGTAACTGTAGTCGGCGCCCGACTCGGTATCTCAGACGGCAGTGATGTCATCACCGGGGGCCTCTGGGTGGGCAGGGTGAGGATCGCTGTGATGCACGATTCACATGTAACCATAGGAGAGGCAAAAAGTGAGAAATCCAACATGCTGAGGGACAGGTGAGCTATCTGATGGTGTTCATTCACATACCAGACTGGAAGGAGATCTCACTGAACATCATCCAGGTGTCTGCGAAGTAGAACCTGCAGCGGATTGCCGTGGCCGCTCGTCGCTCCAGAGGCACGGTGACGTACCGAGCGCTCGGGTTCCGGTCATCCAGAACCGTGTGAAACTCCACAGCCTCCTGCTCCCACTGAGAGATGAGCCGgtgcttaaacacacacattacggACGAGAAGACCTTAACACCACGCGTGAACATGTTGTTGCTGTgcacctgcaaaaaaaaaacaaaaaaaaaacagaaacttaAGATCCTGAACAACTATCAGAGATCTAGCCCTTTCTGGGGCAAATAAACTCTTCATCTCCTAACCTTCATGGAGGTGAAGTTCCTCTGCCTGTCAAACTGAAACTCCATCTCAATGTAGCCGGGTCCGAGAGAGTCGTTCCTCCAGCCCACGTAGTCATAACCAGGCCATGGCATGTACTGACGCGTCTGAGAGAAATCATCCAGACCCATTACACCGTCTGTCAGCTGTCCCAGACCACCCAGCACCctcctagagagagagagagagagagagagagaaagtgagatagagagagagagagagagagagagagtgagatagagagagagagagagagagagagatagagagagagagagtgagagagtgagatagagagagagagagagagagagtgagagagagagagatagagagagagagagagagagatgagagagagagagagagagatgagagagagagagaaagagattttatttagttttttaataaagaaaaagtatttattatctgatgtCTATAAATTGATGGAATAATCATTAGAATACTTGATTagtaaaataatcgatagctgcagcacTAAACTGCTTCAATATGTCTCGAGCAGCTTgtggaatctgattggtcaggtgaagctgattcattttctataacagaagATCTGACCATGGTGCAGCTATAATACTGTACTTACATCACACACTTACAGGCTTAGCACTGTACACtgggtgaaagaaagaaagaaagaaagaaagaagaaagaaagaaagaaagaaagaaagaaagaaagaaagaaagaaagaaggtaaaTGGGAAAGATTGGGAGACAAACAAGGAGAAAAAAGTGTTGAAGGAATGTAAAAAAAGTGAAGTATGAAAGATAAATGGAGCTGGAGACTAAGAGCAGGGCGATGGAgggagttaaaaaaacaaagtgaaggaagagagacagagaaaggaaGTGCAATGAAAGAAAGGACATGTAAGTCACAacatgtgtgtgagataaagagacagagagaggagaaagacagagagagggggaaacACTCAGCTGTAGTGTTGAAGGATTAGTGTTTAGTTTAGATTAGCTTCATTGTTCTTGAAATAAAGTAGACAGTAAAAGCAGGACAtggcaggacacacacacacacacacacacacagacacacacacacacacacagacacacacacacacacacacacacacacacacacacacacacagacacacacacacacacacacacacacagacacacacacacacacacacacacacacagacacacagacacacacacacacacacacacagacacgagCATGGGTGACTTACACAACACTACGCTACAGTACAGTGTAAAGCTGAGGCTGTACCTGCGCTCCTGAACTCCATCGTAGGTGGAATCGTTGAGGGGGGTGATGGGGTATCCAGGAGCCATCATGGTGTGGCCCTCAGGAGCGCTGTACGCTGTTAACCCGTCTGTAAGCACACAGACACCAGGAGTTAAACCCTAAACATGTGCTACATTGggttttttatgtgtgtgtgtgtgtgtgtgtgtgtaccttgccAGGGGCAGCCGAACAGCTCGATGCGCATGCAGACGGTGTGAATGGCGTCTGTGACAGGGATGAGGCGGAGGAAGCGTGTGATGACGGGTGGATGGAGGTCTTTCACCACCGACTCGTACGTGTTCACGTTCGCCATGATGATCTGCGTACGAAAACTCTCATTAGAATATCAGGCCACACCCACCAGTCTAATTGGAGATGTTTTCCTAAATATAATGCTTAACACTTCACATGTGgtattgtaaaaatattcagaatacctgatatatttatatgattttaCAGACACACCTGAGCCAGGTAAGCGAgaaatgtgtggtgtgtgtgtttatgatgatGTTAAGGTTAGATGCTGCACTGAGTAAAGCCCCTGGTCTGTGCACCTCATTGCCGAAGCGGTTCTTCCAGGAGATCCAGCGATGGCCGTCTCGGCTGTAGGTGAGGCGGTATTTGCGGGCGAACTCGTTACCCGAGCTCCGGGCGTATCGGCCCTGTGTGGCCACTACTGTGAGGAAGGTAAGCTGCCGGAGGTCCAGCTGCAGGTACTGGACATCAGATGGATGCAGCTGACCGGCAGGACACCAGGCTCCATCACCTTCCTCTCTGTTTAGCCTGACCCAaaggaacagacagacagagtgagagagagaaagagagagagaaagagaactttaaaaaaaaaaagttttcaaaaaaatatttaactctGCATCCCTGACATTGCACCATAAAAGGCCAGAGAGATGATACAgaacagagggagagaaaaagagaggaagaaagagtcataaaagcaacaaagaaaaaaacctaaaaccttatctttaaaaacagaacacactcacaaagaacaaaacaacataTCGTCTTACACTCATCTCTCATCCACACAAAGAGGGAGGGACACGTGggggaaaggaaaagagagtgagaggagagTGAGATAGAAACAGgcaaacagagagaaactgtgggacagatagagagagaaagagaaagaaacagtgaCCTGCAGCAGTATGAGTGCATGAGTGTGAGTGTTTCTGTACCTGGCGTACTGCGGCCCGGTC
This region of Silurus meridionalis isolate SWU-2019-XX chromosome 27, ASM1480568v1, whole genome shotgun sequence genomic DNA includes:
- the ddr2l gene encoding discoidin domain-containing receptor 2 — protein: MLLLLLFVLQPNANAQIDPVLCRYPLGMEDGRIKNDDITASSEWYKTTGPQYARLNREEGDGAWCPAGQLHPSDVQYLQLDLRQLTFLTVVATQGRYARSSGNEFARKYRLTYSRDGHRWISWKNRFGNEIIMANVNTYESVVKDLHPPVITRFLRLIPVTDAIHTVCMRIELFGCPWQDGLTAYSAPEGHTMMAPGYPITPLNDSTYDGVQERRRVLGGLGQLTDGVMGLDDFSQTRQYMPWPGYDYVGWRNDSLGPGYIEMEFQFDRQRNFTSMKVHSNNMFTRGVKVFSSVMCVFKHRLISQWEQEAVEFHTVLDDRNPSARYVTVPLERRAATAIRCRFYFADTWMMFSEISFQSAILTLPTQRPPVMTSLPSEIPSRAPTTVTSATDASTVTSKPHLPEQSNTSVLIGCLVTIILLLVVIIFLILWWQYVCKVLEKGPRRILDEEVMVNLPCSSDSPQSPPLDSLDSPYERVFLLDTRTHTPEHTELRAKDLDCGGGYAEPDITQCTHHQSLQSSVPHYAETLIVKLQGVTGGNTYAIPALTADSLTRKDITAPEFPRECLIFREKLGEGQFGEVHLCEAEGLVEFLEEDAPPLSDGESSVLVAVKQLRADATINARNDFLKEIKIMSRLNDPNIIRLLCVCVHSDPLCMVTEYMENGDLNMFLSQREIESTLTHANNIPSVSMADLLHMAVQIASGMNYLASLNFVHRDLATRNCLLDRQLTIKISDFGMSRNLYSSDYYRIQGRAVLPIRWMAWESILLGKFTTTSDVWAFGVTLWEIFTLCTEQPYSLLTDEQVIENSGEFFRNQGRQIYLSSPPLCPTPLYELMIRCWRRDIRDRPSFNSLHQALRLHSPRS